A DNA window from Candidatus Vicinibacter affinis contains the following coding sequences:
- a CDS encoding PD40 domain-containing protein yields the protein MNRLLLHCFVLLFLFVLTGCPSNDSSDSDFSGSIYYNDGSQAGGTLFRISAKDGNVEQLMNNAIQPDIMANGDILAIENHQGRIMITDLYGANRRTLVSWSVDPNNKDRNFLNSPRISFDQKYVAYDGYPYNQVTYVVDAQSGQLLLSVGNPDKLDQSYYSPSWAPDGSLIVQGAPSRNNGLYLIDKDFNSITRIDPNLTDVNSPSVSPDGNTIAFISSYELWTMSFDGSNPRQIKTDLTVPSAPTWSPDSRYIAVVSGLRIYMVDVRNSTITRLEDSRAAGSQQISWK from the coding sequence ATGAACAGGCTACTACTACATTGTTTCGTTTTGCTTTTTTTATTTGTGCTTACAGGCTGTCCCTCAAATGATTCGTCTGACAGTGATTTCTCAGGATCCATCTATTATAATGATGGCTCTCAGGCAGGTGGAACATTGTTCAGGATATCAGCAAAAGATGGAAATGTTGAACAGCTGATGAATAATGCAATACAGCCGGACATCATGGCCAATGGGGATATCCTGGCCATCGAAAATCACCAAGGCAGAATCATGATTACGGACCTATACGGTGCAAATCGAAGAACGCTTGTTTCCTGGAGCGTAGATCCCAATAATAAAGACAGAAATTTTTTAAACTCACCTCGTATTTCATTTGATCAGAAATATGTGGCATACGATGGGTATCCTTATAATCAGGTGACTTATGTGGTCGATGCTCAATCCGGACAATTATTATTAAGCGTTGGTAATCCAGACAAGCTTGATCAAAGTTATTACTCACCAAGTTGGGCGCCTGATGGTTCATTGATTGTTCAGGGGGCCCCTTCTAGAAACAATGGACTTTATTTAATTGATAAGGATTTTAATTCCATCACACGAATAGATCCTAATCTAACAGATGTAAACAGTCCCAGTGTAAGTCCGGATGGTAATACCATAGCATTTATAAGTAGTTATGAATTGTGGACCATGTCATTTGATGGTTCAAATCCCCGGCAAATAAAAACAGATTTAACTGTGCCTTCTGCTCCAACCTGGTCTCCCGACAGTAGATACATTGCCGTAGTCAGCGGATTAAGAATTTATATGGTAGATGTAAGAAATTCAACCATAACGCGTCTTGAAGACAGCAGAGCCGCAGGCTCCCAACAAATTAGTTGGAAATAA
- a CDS encoding aminotransferase class I/II-fold pyridoxal phosphate-dependent enzyme — translation MENQLKAQILELERAGAALSPDRKIREGLDREMQEFAQDFLDSLMDRKAYFSFESMKGKLEHPDNETMDLHGILNQLDEEMLHQGLNPASGGHLGYIPGGGLYAGALGDYLAAVCNQYAGIYYSGPGAVKLENELIRWLCRIMGFPSTAHGNLTSGGSIANLIAFTTAREAKELKAAEFNKQCIYLTSQVHHCVHKAIRICGMREARTRFVAMDDRFRMDPVDLRKKIEEDLELGFEPFIIIGSAGTTDTGAVDPLNELATVAEDYHLWFHVDAAYGGFFILADLEDELGYPLKNKFSGIERADSLAIDPHKGLFLSYGLGAVLIKDTASQYKAHYYRAAYMQDTVQAMEELSASDLSPELTKHFRGLRLWIPLRLYGIEPFKAALEEKILLCRYFYEEIRKMGFEVGSYPDLSVCIYRYVPLQGDADAFNAALVDHVVRDGRMFVSSTTIHQQYWIRIAILSFRTHLREIDLYLEIIREFMKGNV, via the coding sequence ATGGAAAATCAATTAAAAGCACAAATCCTGGAACTTGAAAGAGCCGGTGCAGCCTTATCACCGGACCGTAAGATCCGCGAAGGATTGGATCGTGAAATGCAAGAATTTGCACAGGACTTTTTGGACAGTCTGATGGATCGAAAAGCCTATTTTTCCTTTGAAAGTATGAAGGGCAAATTGGAGCACCCGGACAATGAAACTATGGATTTGCATGGCATTCTGAATCAATTGGATGAAGAAATGCTCCATCAGGGTCTTAATCCTGCTTCCGGAGGGCATTTGGGTTATATACCAGGAGGTGGTTTGTACGCAGGTGCGTTGGGAGATTATCTGGCTGCTGTATGCAACCAATATGCCGGAATATACTACAGCGGTCCCGGTGCTGTAAAACTTGAAAATGAACTCATACGATGGCTCTGCCGAATCATGGGTTTTCCATCTACCGCGCATGGCAATCTCACCAGTGGGGGAAGCATAGCCAACCTCATAGCCTTTACCACTGCCCGGGAAGCTAAAGAGCTTAAGGCAGCTGAATTCAACAAACAGTGCATCTACCTGACTTCACAGGTTCATCATTGTGTACACAAGGCCATCCGTATTTGTGGGATGCGCGAAGCCAGAACCCGATTTGTAGCCATGGATGATCGTTTCAGAATGGATCCGGTAGATTTAAGGAAGAAGATTGAGGAAGATCTGGAATTAGGTTTTGAACCCTTCATCATCATTGGATCTGCCGGTACCACAGATACCGGAGCAGTAGACCCGCTTAATGAATTGGCAACGGTGGCAGAGGATTATCATCTGTGGTTTCATGTCGATGCAGCTTATGGGGGATTTTTTATTTTAGCAGATCTTGAGGATGAACTTGGTTATCCGCTTAAAAATAAATTCTCCGGAATCGAGCGAGCTGACTCGCTTGCCATTGATCCGCATAAGGGCTTATTTTTATCATACGGTCTGGGAGCGGTCCTTATCAAAGATACTGCCTCTCAATACAAAGCCCATTATTATCGTGCTGCATACATGCAGGATACCGTACAGGCGATGGAAGAACTCAGTGCCTCCGACCTTTCTCCTGAGCTCACCAAACACTTTAGGGGATTGAGATTGTGGATTCCATTGCGTTTGTATGGCATTGAACCTTTCAAGGCAGCCCTGGAGGAAAAAATACTTTTGTGCAGATATTTTTATGAGGAGATCCGTAAGATGGGTTTTGAAGTTGGTTCCTATCCGGATTTGTCCGTATGCATTTACCGTTATGTTCCACTTCAGGGAGACGCAGATGCATTTAATGCGGCACTTGTGGACCACGTGGTGCGAGATGGCCGGATGTTTGTTTCTTCAACCACCATTCATCAGCAATACTGGATACGCATCGCAATTCTTTCTTTCCGTACACATTTGCGGGAAATAGATTTGTACCTGGAAATTATCAGAGAATTCATGAAAGGTAATGTTTAG
- a CDS encoding ATP-dependent DNA helicase RecQ, with protein sequence MLTKDRINEALKFHFGFESFKGNQEKIIESVLNQKDTFVIMPTGGGKSLCYQLPALMLPGTAIIISPLIALMKNQVDAIRGYGQTDEIAHFMNSSLNRSEIKQVKEDITRAKTKLLYVAPETLQKEETIEFLNSVDLSFMAVDEAHCISEWGHDFRPDYRRIRDMINSIDRHIPIIALTATATPKVQIDIVKSLEMNDPDIYMESFNRPNLYYEVRPKINKDQTMKQIVQILKAQPGESAIIYVQARKTTEELAQVLLVNGIKAAPYHAGMDPKARSQVQDDFLMEEIDVICATIAFGMGIDKPDVRVVIHYDIPKSLENYYQETGRAGRDGMIGNCFAFFANSDLTRLEKFLRDKPASERDMGAQLLDEVEAYVESSVCRRKFVLHYFGEEFEESRCKAMCDNCRHPKPKLEVKKEMLLALKTILALNQNFTIKPLVEFLCGINTKDILDYELDRHELFGQGKDRDNLFWFSLFRQGILQGFIIKDVETYGILKLSEQGKEFIKKPEAVEISINHDYGNTSSIEEDTAPAQGVALDPQLFNTLKEIRLDVAKKHKVKPWVVFFDPSLEEMATQYPISMEDLCKISGVSRGKAERYGQAFIDYIAKYVEENEIERPDDFQIKQVADKSKAKVEIIKCIDKKMPLGDIARNVQMNMEELMDELNIIVSSGTKINIDYYIKEEVDESICEDIYDYFNTADSDSTEEAYRSLKEDDITFEEIRLVRLKFLSEMVN encoded by the coding sequence ATGTTGACAAAAGACCGTATAAACGAGGCATTAAAATTTCATTTTGGTTTCGAATCCTTTAAAGGCAATCAAGAGAAGATCATAGAATCTGTACTCAATCAAAAAGATACTTTCGTAATTATGCCGACAGGTGGGGGAAAGTCCCTCTGCTATCAGCTTCCTGCCCTGATGTTACCTGGCACTGCCATCATCATTTCACCCCTCATTGCACTGATGAAAAATCAGGTAGATGCCATCCGGGGTTATGGACAGACAGACGAGATTGCGCATTTTATGAATTCCTCGCTGAATCGCTCAGAAATCAAGCAGGTAAAGGAAGACATTACCCGTGCAAAAACCAAATTGCTCTATGTTGCACCGGAGACTTTGCAAAAAGAAGAAACCATCGAATTTTTAAATTCAGTGGACCTCTCCTTTATGGCAGTAGATGAAGCACATTGTATCTCTGAATGGGGACACGACTTCCGACCGGATTATCGTCGCATCAGAGACATGATCAATTCCATTGACCGACACATTCCCATTATTGCACTCACGGCTACTGCAACACCTAAAGTCCAGATTGACATCGTAAAGAGTTTGGAAATGAATGATCCGGATATTTACATGGAGTCCTTCAACCGACCCAATCTATATTATGAAGTAAGGCCAAAAATTAATAAGGACCAGACGATGAAACAGATCGTCCAAATCCTAAAGGCCCAACCGGGTGAATCCGCCATTATCTATGTGCAAGCCCGAAAAACGACTGAGGAGTTGGCTCAGGTACTTCTAGTTAACGGGATTAAAGCTGCTCCTTACCATGCTGGCATGGATCCAAAAGCAAGATCTCAGGTTCAGGATGATTTTCTGATGGAAGAAATCGATGTTATTTGTGCCACGATTGCCTTTGGAATGGGGATTGACAAGCCGGATGTACGGGTAGTTATCCATTATGACATTCCAAAATCCCTTGAAAATTATTATCAGGAGACAGGTCGGGCAGGCCGTGATGGCATGATTGGCAATTGTTTTGCTTTCTTCGCTAATTCAGACCTCACCAGACTGGAAAAATTCCTGAGAGACAAACCGGCTTCTGAACGGGATATGGGAGCTCAGCTCCTTGATGAGGTGGAAGCATACGTAGAAAGTTCTGTATGCAGACGAAAATTTGTACTTCATTATTTCGGAGAGGAATTTGAAGAATCTCGCTGCAAGGCTATGTGCGACAATTGCAGACACCCTAAACCAAAATTAGAAGTCAAAAAAGAAATGCTGCTGGCCTTAAAAACCATTCTTGCACTCAATCAAAATTTTACCATAAAACCTTTGGTCGAATTCCTCTGTGGAATCAACACAAAGGATATTCTGGACTACGAACTAGACCGTCATGAATTGTTTGGACAAGGGAAAGACAGGGACAATCTTTTCTGGTTCTCTTTATTCAGACAAGGGATTTTACAAGGTTTTATTATTAAAGATGTAGAAACTTATGGAATTCTAAAACTCAGCGAACAGGGCAAGGAATTCATTAAAAAACCGGAAGCCGTTGAAATTTCAATCAACCATGATTACGGTAATACCAGTTCCATTGAAGAAGATACCGCTCCGGCACAAGGTGTAGCGCTGGATCCGCAGCTCTTCAATACTTTAAAAGAAATCAGACTGGATGTAGCCAAAAAACATAAGGTTAAACCTTGGGTGGTGTTCTTTGATCCTTCCTTAGAAGAAATGGCTACTCAATACCCTATCAGCATGGAAGACCTGTGCAAAATATCCGGTGTAAGCAGAGGAAAGGCAGAACGATATGGTCAGGCTTTCATAGACTACATTGCCAAATATGTAGAAGAAAATGAAATTGAACGCCCGGATGATTTCCAAATTAAGCAAGTAGCTGACAAGTCCAAGGCAAAAGTGGAAATTATAAAATGCATTGACAAAAAAATGCCTCTTGGTGATATTGCCCGAAATGTTCAAATGAATATGGAAGAGCTGATGGACGAATTAAACATCATCGTCAGTTCAGGAACTAAAATAAATATAGATTACTACATAAAAGAAGAAGTGGACGAATCGATATGCGAAGACATCTACGATTACTTCAATACGGCAGACAGTGACTCAACCGAAGAAGCTTATAGAAGCCTCAAGGAGGACGACATTACCTTTGAAGAAATTCGATTGGTCCGCCTTAAGTTCCTTTCTGAAATGGTCAATTGA
- the aroQ gene encoding type II 3-dehydroquinate dehydratase encodes MQKPGILIINGPNLNMLGVRQPEIYGNVSFETYLENLHATFAEVTLGYYQSNHEGDLIDCIQESTKSYRGIVINPGAYTHTSVAIRDALAGIQIPVIEVHLSNIYSREQFRRISLIKEVCVSSFVGFGLDGYKMAVERMMEFIRAGF; translated from the coding sequence ATGCAGAAGCCGGGCATACTCATTATAAATGGCCCTAATCTGAATATGCTGGGGGTACGTCAACCAGAAATTTACGGGAACGTATCGTTTGAAACATACTTGGAAAATTTACATGCAACTTTTGCTGAGGTAACCTTGGGATATTATCAAAGTAACCATGAAGGAGATCTCATAGACTGCATCCAGGAATCAACCAAATCGTACAGAGGAATTGTCATAAATCCCGGAGCTTATACTCATACTTCTGTGGCCATTCGAGATGCCTTGGCAGGAATCCAAATTCCTGTTATTGAAGTGCATTTGAGCAACATCTATAGCCGCGAGCAATTTCGTCGCATTTCTTTAATTAAAGAGGTCTGTGTAAGTTCTTTTGTTGGATTTGGTCTGGATGGTTACAAAATGGCTGTTGAAAGAATGATGGAATTTATCAGAGCCGGATTTTAA
- a CDS encoding gliding motility-associated C-terminal domain-containing protein: MANFRHLFWIPFVAIIFSLDLAAQPLQFFDVKDSLPLKALNVHGTTDAGWITLANAPDSTIQLIKYNYCGKKVYTKKFKVDTFDLFSMNTARFPGGSQSDTILLAEIFTKGAQSGIHLLEIHPFTGSVLLSTTISIPDQKVYLNPVVHATNDVQSRYISFNAGPDSSNLSGYLIRTDQNFSQQLLSKMDSAHLIRDVHVFNNNQIFLALDSNLVAGIDPSFNVLFSYHLDSQFVHIDRGIVTGNSSIVLAGNYFTTSSTHNLCLVELDQDGIIEEQTTLAYPYDPSLEPRVVSFRPRGGNQRQYLTSFAHRVNGNLSSPAGAKYDSRLANTANNSLLKSITSDKVSNLAIDYSEIEENVIMTGNFTDTLRFFNAKLATDLKINDVKCTAEDKEIIARTNVEKFKQDTFAGLKLISLPMVNNNSTIIPKMFDLELKRSCSYYDFKQGATKVMGCVGDSNTILAIPVKYANLDFQNPFVKYLWSPDPDTKIPNTTYDTLITIPNIALTITSSYCDEAASLTYNIEELPCVDFPNVFMPGSETVVNKDFNPVYKDNNLNKIRSVEFDIYNRWGKKVFSTTNPAATWDGNIDGNPAPMESYLYTLTIFYLNNQVRTQKGVFSLIR, encoded by the coding sequence ATGGCAAATTTCAGGCATTTATTCTGGATTCCCTTTGTGGCTATTATTTTTTCATTGGATCTGGCGGCGCAACCTCTTCAGTTTTTTGATGTGAAAGATAGTTTGCCTTTGAAAGCTTTGAACGTACATGGAACCACTGATGCCGGATGGATTACTTTGGCAAATGCTCCGGACTCTACCATTCAGTTGATCAAGTACAACTATTGCGGTAAAAAGGTCTATACCAAAAAATTTAAAGTAGACACTTTTGATTTGTTTTCCATGAATACTGCAAGATTTCCAGGAGGAAGTCAGTCAGATACCATTTTATTGGCAGAGATATTTACCAAAGGAGCGCAATCAGGTATTCACTTGCTTGAAATCCATCCATTCACAGGAAGTGTTTTACTGTCTACCACGATTTCCATTCCCGATCAGAAAGTCTATCTAAATCCGGTAGTGCATGCGACCAATGATGTACAATCCCGCTATATAAGTTTTAATGCCGGCCCTGATTCATCCAACCTAAGCGGATACCTGATCAGGACGGATCAGAATTTTTCTCAGCAACTATTGAGTAAAATGGATTCTGCTCATTTAATCCGCGATGTACACGTTTTTAATAACAATCAGATTTTTCTTGCCCTGGACAGCAATCTCGTGGCAGGGATAGACCCAAGTTTCAATGTATTGTTTTCCTATCATTTGGACAGCCAGTTTGTACACATTGACCGGGGTATTGTGACTGGTAATTCCAGTATTGTTTTGGCTGGTAATTATTTTACCACCTCTTCTACCCATAATTTATGTTTGGTGGAATTGGATCAGGATGGCATTATTGAAGAGCAAACGACTCTGGCATATCCCTATGATCCAAGTCTGGAGCCAAGGGTGGTCAGTTTTAGGCCCCGGGGAGGAAATCAGCGGCAATATTTAACTTCCTTTGCACACCGTGTAAATGGAAATCTATCTTCACCTGCAGGTGCAAAGTATGATTCCAGATTAGCAAATACAGCCAATAATTCTTTATTGAAGAGTATAACATCGGATAAGGTATCTAACCTTGCCATCGATTATTCTGAGATTGAAGAGAATGTAATCATGACCGGCAACTTCACAGACACGCTGCGCTTCTTCAATGCAAAGTTGGCTACGGATTTAAAGATCAATGATGTCAAATGTACTGCGGAGGATAAGGAAATTATTGCCAGAACCAATGTTGAAAAATTTAAACAAGATACTTTTGCCGGGTTGAAATTGATCAGTTTACCCATGGTCAATAACAATTCAACCATCATCCCAAAAATGTTCGATCTTGAATTAAAGCGAAGTTGCAGTTATTACGACTTTAAACAAGGTGCCACCAAAGTCATGGGATGTGTGGGCGATTCCAATACCATACTTGCCATTCCGGTTAAGTACGCCAATCTTGATTTCCAAAATCCTTTTGTAAAATATCTTTGGTCACCTGATCCTGATACCAAGATTCCCAATACCACCTATGATACTTTAATCACCATACCCAATATTGCTTTAACCATCACCTCCTCCTATTGTGATGAGGCAGCTAGTTTGACATACAACATAGAAGAATTACCATGTGTGGACTTCCCGAATGTTTTTATGCCGGGTAGTGAAACGGTGGTGAATAAAGATTTCAATCCAGTGTACAAAGACAACAATCTCAACAAAATCAGAAGTGTTGAATTTGATATTTACAATCGCTGGGGTAAAAAGGTGTTTTCCACAACCAATCCTGCAGCAACCTGGGACGGAAACATAGATGGGAATCCTGCACCGATGGAGTCTTACCTGTACACCTTGACCATATTTTATCTGAACAATCAAGTTCGTACTCAAAAGGGTGTTTTTTCATTGATTCGATAG